The DNA sequence ACTTCAAGACTCCTGGAAGCAAGTCACTGGATTACGTGGTATTTGATCTGTTAGCTCAGGGCAGTGAGGATTTGCGCGGGATTCCCCTTCTAGAAAGGAAAAGCCGACTGGAAACACTCCTGAAAAACGCGCCGGAGGGAATTCACTACAGTTATCACACGGAGGGTGGATCCAAAGTGTTTGGTCAAGCCTGTGATGAAGCACTGGAAGGCATAATTTCCAAGAAGAAAGCCTCCCTTTATCGAGGAACCCGAAGCATGGACTGGCTCAAGGTCAAATGTACCAATCGACGTGAATTTGTCATCGGTGGCTATACAGTATCTGACAAAAACACTTCCGGGATTTCTTCCCTTCTGCTGGGCTATTACCAGAAGGACCAGCTCATATACAGCGGTCGTGCCGGAACGGGCTTTCATCAGAAAAACACTCAGGAACTCCTGGCTCAATTTCGCCGTCTGCAGCGGAAAACATCGCCGTTCACCAACACGCCGGAATCTCGAACGGGTGAATATTTTTATTTCCTGAAGCCCGAACTGGTCGCTGACATCCAGTTTGCAGAGTTGACCGATGATGGTCTGCTCCGTCAGGCTTCCTATAAGGGGCTGCGGCTTGATAAAGCGGCAAGTCAGGTAACGCCTGAAGAGACGGTGAGTGAACCGGTGATGGAACGTGATTTACCAGAACCTCCTTCTAAGAGAAAAACCAAAAGCAGACCGGTCAGCTCATCTGCTCCGAAAAATCCACTCGGATCCAGGGAATCCTCTGACGTGTCTCAGTCCAAAGACTCCTCTCACAAGTCTCAATCCAAAGAATCCCTGAGGGCTTCAAGACCAAAGAATAAAGACACTGCTGCAGCAGGCAGTGCATCAGCTTCCCGAAATAGTGATTCAGTTGAGTATGACGGCGTCACATTATCCTCGCCGGATAAGGTCCTGTTTCCAGAGGATCAGATTACCAAACAGGATGTTGCCGACTATTACTGGTCCGTCAGGGAATATATCCTGCCCTATCTGATCAGCCGCCCCATGACTTTGATCCGCTGTCCCAAGCAGATTGGCGAAGATTGCTTCTTTCAAAAGCATCAGACTCACCCGATCCCGGGGATGGATACCGTCACTGTACCGGATAATGACGGGGACGAAACCCAGGTCATGATCATGAACGACACGACCAGCCTGATGGGCGCAGTCCAGATGGGTGCGCTGGAATTTCATGGCTGGGGTTCGCAACTGGACCACTTGGAACAACCGGACTGGCTGGTGTTTGATCTGGATCCGGCGGAAGGCCTGGGAGCGGAGAAGGTTCGACAAGGCGTTCGAGATCTGAAAACACTGCTGGATGAGATGAATCTTCAGGCTTATCTGAAAACCAGCGGCGGAAAAGGCTACCATATTGTCATTCCTTTGGTTCCTTCCGCTGACTGGGAAGCTGTTCGAGCTTTTGCCAAACTGATGGCACAAGGAATGGAGGCAAGGTGGCCCGATCGGTATACAGCCAATATGCGAAAAGACAAACGCAAAGACAGAATCTATGTGGACTGGGTTCGCAACGGACGCAGTGCCACTTCGGTTAGTATCTTTTCACTTCGCGCCCGCAAGGGAGCCCCCATTTCCTGGCCCATCGGATGGGCTGATCTGGATCAATTTGATCCCGCCACCGTGACGATCCGCAACTGGCAGGAATACACTGCTACCATTCAGGAGTGGGCTGATTTCTTTCAGACCAGTCAGAAGTTGAAGTAGCTTATGTCAAATACAACACTTTGAACCAATGCCTTAATGAAAAAGTTGTTGCTCACTCCGATGTGGAGATGAGCAACAACTTTTATTCTTTACAAGTGGTCCTGAGGATCCTGCATTATGTCTGCATCCCATCAGCAATCATATGGATGCCGGTAGTTCCGGGATCACCGGAATCTGACAAATGACGACCTGAATCAGAAGGCATGGAGGTTTCATAATTCGTCCAGCGAAATCCATGACATTCCCATGGAGGGAAAGCGAACATAGGCCTGAAGATCGGCTCTTCGGTCGGATGGAAAAACTGGCTGTCTTGCATTTTTCCTGTTTGAGTCGAACTTTTACGCATGTCCTGCTAAATTACCGGCCGCTGATCCGTACATTTTTCGGGGCATGTTTGATGATGAAATCAAGCACCTGATCAAACTCACCTTGTTCCGGATAAATCTGATTTTTGGTCAGGGCTTCATTGAGAAAAATCGTATTGCGAGACCGAACGGCCTTTATCGACTTTATTTTATTGAACCTGGTATGGAGGTTATGCCGCGAAGCCGCTAACAGTCCCGCTCCGGCTGCTGAGAGATTGCCGCTGGCCATTCCGGCAAGTGCAGTCAGGAGCCCTAAAGCCTGTGCTCGCTTGACCTGTTTTTGAAGCTGGATGTGATCGATTCCCTGACTATTCATTTTAAACAGTACAATATACTTTCCATAAATCACTCCCACGAGCACATACCCCAGCGCTAAAAGACCCGCCAGCAATAGTAAGCCATAGCTCAGAATCGTGCCCGTAACCTGCAAAGCTTCACCCAGACCTTCTTCAAGAGTCAGCAGGAACATCAGAAGCGTCGGTGCCAGAAGCCCCAGCAGCATCACTTTGGCAGTGGTAATAAGGATCGTCGGATTCTTCCAAAAGGAATATTCATAGATCCATTGCATTTCCTCGACGCCGTCCTGCGAAGCATCTACTTTGTCAATAATCGATTTTTCTTGGTGGGATGAGCAGTCTGCTGTTTCATTCTCAGCGTGTTCGCTGTCAGGTTCTGCCCCTTCAGCCGGTAAATCTCGAAGGGTTGGTTTTTTTTCTGCATCCAGTCCCTGTTCACCCGGATCTGTTATCTCCTCAGGGAGAAACTGCGTTCCGCATTGTTCGCAGAACCTGGCATCATCGATTCGTTCTTTTCCGCATTTCTCACAGTACATGTGTCAACCTCCCATGCCGTCGGCATATGTTTTTCTATGTTTTCATTCTCAATCTTGATTCAGTCATCAACAGCTGATGACATCTGATTACCCGCAACTCCTCATTTCTCAGAAAATTCTTAAGCAATCACTGCTTTTTAATAAGGTTCGGTTTGGTTATAATGAATTCATTCAGAAATCTCATCAGGCAGGTGTACACTAATGGCTTTTGATAAGATCTTTTACTGCAGCCGGTGCGGGTCAAGGCTCTCCCGCAGTCAGACGGCCTGCAGCTTATGCGGTTTCGACATCGCGGCAGAATTTCCCTTTGGGGAAGAGCCGCAGGCCGGGGCTGGCGGCATCGGTTGGTCCGAAGCGGCAAATGATTCAAGACTGGCAAAATATCAGAGGAGCCGCCGCATCTATATCAGTTTCTTCACCTTCTTGCTCTTCAATGGTATTGCTGCCATGTTGATTGCCAGCGGGGATTTGCAGTTGGATCAGGAAGGTCTCCTGGTCCTGGGCATGCTGTTGATTCTATTTTTGTTTATTGCATTCTATGCGGTCCAAGGCACTCGTCGATACAGTCAGCAGTGGATTGGCACCGTGATCAGAAAACAAGGGGATCCAGGCGGAAAATACAAGCGACAGTCCATGGCGCTGATCATTGCGCTGGACAGCGGAGAGACCATTTGCCATTCAATCTCCGATCCCATCCTGTTCCAAAGCATCCTGCCCGGGGATCGGGTCAAGAACCATCAACGGGCTGATCTGCGCTTTTTAGAAAAATATGACAAACGCCGGGATCTGTATCTCTATTGTGCATCTTGTGCTGCCCAGAATGACGCAAGGGCTGAATTCTGCCGGGCTTGCGGTTCCCCACTGTTCAAGGGAAAAGAGACCTCTTTGGATTCAAAGTCAAGGATCTGATGGATCCTGGCCTGCTGATGCAGGGGTATGTCTGAGAAGAGAATGTTCACCAGGCTAGTCTTAAGCAGAGCACTGAATCCTTAGTCGGCATGATTCGCTCCCGAAAGGCCCCTTTGCCCATTAATCCGTCAGCCTGAGATCAACCGTCAATCAGCATCCGACTCCCCCATCTGTCGATACGTTCCGGTTTCATCCAGCTTCAGCGTGATATAACTTTCTACTTCAAACTGTCCCCGCCTCTTATCATATCGAATACGATAATTTCTCTGGATCACCCGGTTCGGGGTCCACATGACAGCGGCAGCCTGACCATAAAACCGCTGCGGAACTTCCATGACGGTGTAATCAAGGTCAATTGGGTCAGAGGAAGTGTCATTGAATAATTGGATCGCCTGTCTGATTTGATCATTGGATGGTTTTGGCGGAAGAAAACAGCCGCCGGCGGCAATCAATACGAACAGACTGATCAGAAGGCTTAGCGTTCGCCTTTTTGAGATCTTAACCATTCCGGATCCCTCCCCTGGTTATTCATTGGGCTGATGGATTCTATTAAAATCATTGAACCAGTTCTGCTCAGAACCTGCCGGACGATCCACTGGTGAATTCCAATGACTTCGATCTGATTCAACCCCCTGCAGGTAAGTTTGCAATTGAGCGCTGCCCGGAGATCGGATCTGATTTCTTCTCAACCAGAATGCTCTGATATCAATGGTTTGCAAGTATCTTGTGAATCATTAGGAAAGAATGATTATTAATGATAATTTTAACACGACCGTCCATATACAACAATCGATCAAAGAACCTCACAAGAAATATCTGTCAGGAAAAGCAACGGAACAATGGAGCAGCCGCATCACTTCCGTTGAGGCGCGGAACTGCCCAGTGAGCTGGTGAAAACGAGGTGAATGACAGTGGCTTGACGATTCTCATACTCTTGACATAAAAATCTACTGTGGTGAATTTCCCGGTAGCACAGGGTGTCGTTCGAAGTCGGCTGCCCGAAGGCCCAATATCAGCGGATTGTTCTGAGAGTGAGTCCCCATAGTCGCTGGGCTGTCTGAATGGAAGGGCACTTTGGGAATTGCAGAGAACCTTGGGACATCCTATAATTAAATCAAAATTCCTGTTCAATCTTCAAGATCAGATCCCAAACTCTCTGCAATGACCGAATATCCACTAAAAATCAATTAATTCTTTAATAAAGCCGTTAAGCCCGAAGAAACCTGCAAAAGGAGTAGACCAATATGAAGTGTTCATCCTGCGGAAAGGACTTGTCCAACCATGCTAAATTCTGCCCCGATTGCGGGGAACCAGTTCGGGAGCCGACTTCTTTAAGTTTGATCTGTGATCAATGCGGTTACGAAGCACAGCCTGGTGCCAGCTTCTGTCGAGCCTGCGGAAATCAGTTGTCACCAGCCCCTGCCATGCCGGAACACCAGTCCACAAAAAGCCTCGAATTAGAAGAGAAACCAGCGACTGATTCTCCGTCCCGAGAAACACCTCAACAGCAGCCGAAGTCGTCGCGAAAAAAGACGACAAAAGCTGCGGAGAAGCCCCCGCAGACTGATACCACCAGTTCTGCAAAGCCTTCAAAAAAATCCGCAAAGAATCTGCCAGATCCTGTCACCAAGAAAGCACTTGCTCCCCAACCTGTGCGGAAAAAAGGCTCCTTGCTCAAGGGCCTCGCAGCCCTGGGATTGAGTGGTATTCTTCTGGTTCAGTGCTTCCCTGATTTTTTGGAAAACCCTCCCTGGTCAAATGACCCGGGCAGCACGCAGACTACCGCTTCAAAACCGATCAAGTCTACTGCCGAAGGATCCGTATACGAATCTGTGATTCTGACCGAGGCTGAACTGGCCACCCCCGGCGAAACCACCGAGGTGTCTCCAGAGGCCCCCGTGGCCGCGATCAAAGGTGCCACGGTTGATTTTGGGGCCTATGCCCTTGAAAAGAAATCCTCGTTGAAGGTATCCCGGTTGCCCGAAAAAGTCGACCAAAAATCCGGAACGTCCTTCGCTATCTATAATTTCCAACTGAATGGCGCAGACCACAGTGAATTCCCAGTGGTCGTCGACATCACATTGCCCTATGACGGCAAAGATATCCCTGAGGAAGAGGAAGCGGATCGAATTTCAATTGCATACTATGACAAAGAACAGCAGACCTGGCTGGCTTATCCCAGCACCGTTGACAATGATAAAGATCTCGTAACCTTTTCTACAACTCACTTTTCTCCCTACGGTGTGCTCAAGGATGCCAAGGGCGGGTTTGCGGAATCAGAACTGATCAAACTCTTCATGCCCTTCAAAAACAGCAAAGGTCCCGCTGCACAGGTCTATACCACAAGCAATCGCATTGATCAGGTGGTGGGCGCTCTGGATCAGGAATCCCTCCGGCCATTCATCAAGGATCCTAAGATTGTCAGCAATCCGACCCACCGCTTCTGGTTCAGCGTCACAGCAGATTCGATAAACGGCGTGGGTACTTTGGTTGATCCGCCCTATATTGACGATTTCATTAAGAAGAAACCTTTTGAGCTCCATGGAAAAGTCCTTGGCGGACTGGGCATCCTGCTGACGGTATCCAAAGTCGGGTATCAGCTTAAAAACAATGACGAACCGCAAGCAGTCCTTTGGGATAATATGGTGAATCTATGTGAAGCGGCTGCTACAGGTCTTGCCATCTACTATTCCTCGCCGGTCTGGGGTTCCATTGCTACTGGCTTCTGGATCTGGGGCTTGCAGGACTACGCCCAGTACATGAACCCTGATCAGCCAGTGGCAGCAGCTGAGTCGAATGAAGAGGGGTTCTATCGATTCTTTACTGATGCAAACATGGTATGGCTT is a window from the Clostridiaceae bacterium HFYG-1003 genome containing:
- a CDS encoding zinc ribbon domain-containing protein; amino-acid sequence: MYCEKCGKERIDDARFCEQCGTQFLPEEITDPGEQGLDAEKKPTLRDLPAEGAEPDSEHAENETADCSSHQEKSIIDKVDASQDGVEEMQWIYEYSFWKNPTILITTAKVMLLGLLAPTLLMFLLTLEEGLGEALQVTGTILSYGLLLLAGLLALGYVLVGVIYGKYIVLFKMNSQGIDHIQLQKQVKRAQALGLLTALAGMASGNLSAAGAGLLAASRHNLHTRFNKIKSIKAVRSRNTIFLNEALTKNQIYPEQGEFDQVLDFIIKHAPKNVRISGR
- the ligD gene encoding DNA ligase D; the protein is MAKLEEYNRKRDFARTSEPEGKKASTDSTLRFVVQRHDASRLHYDFRLEYDGVLWSWAVPKGPSYNPRDKRLAVMVEDHPLEYRHFEGTIPEGEYGGGTVQLFDEGYWIPEGNPMDDLQKGSLKFTLEGNRLKGRWTLIRMKPRAGEEDKNWLLIKEKDSYVQTEDGVTSLLTSVRSGRTLEEIAAQDPSVTPSPATKGLSAEGTGKNPKPEAKQPKDSTKTKSKADQSAAPKKKKSTNDNKTSKEKTASAARSNEKQTTTEKEVTKNHKSAKLKAASDSTTSNDAKASDQKDQSKDMEIDKDKEMDREISEQTPLHSLPFHEVKPMLAVLTKKVPQGSEWIHELKFDGYRILAVIENRTARLLTRNGLDWSKKAPELTEALAGWAPDNLILDGELVVFDSKGKSDFQALQSYFKTPGSKSLDYVVFDLLAQGSEDLRGIPLLERKSRLETLLKNAPEGIHYSYHTEGGSKVFGQACDEALEGIISKKKASLYRGTRSMDWLKVKCTNRREFVIGGYTVSDKNTSGISSLLLGYYQKDQLIYSGRAGTGFHQKNTQELLAQFRRLQRKTSPFTNTPESRTGEYFYFLKPELVADIQFAELTDDGLLRQASYKGLRLDKAASQVTPEETVSEPVMERDLPEPPSKRKTKSRPVSSSAPKNPLGSRESSDVSQSKDSSHKSQSKESLRASRPKNKDTAAAGSASASRNSDSVEYDGVTLSSPDKVLFPEDQITKQDVADYYWSVREYILPYLISRPMTLIRCPKQIGEDCFFQKHQTHPIPGMDTVTVPDNDGDETQVMIMNDTTSLMGAVQMGALEFHGWGSQLDHLEQPDWLVFDLDPAEGLGAEKVRQGVRDLKTLLDEMNLQAYLKTSGGKGYHIVIPLVPSADWEAVRAFAKLMAQGMEARWPDRYTANMRKDKRKDRIYVDWVRNGRSATSVSIFSLRARKGAPISWPIGWADLDQFDPATVTIRNWQEYTATIQEWADFFQTSQKLK